The Exiguobacterium acetylicum genome includes a window with the following:
- a CDS encoding OsmC family protein, which yields MMKHHFHLTADWPGNRNDVGQIETGELKTKISIPDAMDGPGVGTNPDEMLLGAAATCYIITLAAMLERSNIPKVSLTMESEGIVDVTNGVFTYDAIIHRPTLLLPADLSDRDLEKAQRLAEKAEGSCMITRALAGNVKVSLEAVVERISN from the coding sequence ATCATGAAGCACCACTTTCATTTAACCGCAGACTGGCCGGGTAATCGAAACGACGTCGGTCAGATCGAGACGGGTGAGTTAAAAACAAAAATTTCAATTCCGGACGCCATGGATGGTCCGGGTGTCGGTACGAATCCAGACGAGATGTTACTCGGGGCTGCTGCTACGTGTTATATCATCACGCTTGCCGCGATGCTTGAGCGTAGTAACATTCCAAAAGTCTCGTTAACGATGGAATCTGAAGGGATCGTCGATGTCACGAACGGTGTCTTTACGTACGATGCGATCATTCATCGTCCTACTCTCTTATTACCAGCCGATTTGTCGGATCGTGATTTGGAGAAGGCGCAACGTCTCGCTGAAAAAGCGGAAGGTTCGTGTATGATTACGCGGGCACTAGCTGGTAATGTCAAAGTATCGCTTGAGGCTGTTGTGGAGCGAATCTCAAATTAA